A single Bacteroidota bacterium DNA region contains:
- the lptC gene encoding LPS export ABC transporter periplasmic protein LptC, with product MESIIKTRFFLTAMLLFMVYCHLYAQEKKEKIKLEQADELVYDQGFSKARRLRGNVIFSQGEMRMYCDSAYFYDEQNQIEAYENVRITKPDGAQLTGKYLNYNGDTRKAIVRQNVYMSDNQMTLTTEELHYDMATEAANYTAGATIVDKQNTLTSRVGLYNGKTKMLSFRDAVVLVNPRYKPLRTRYYTTP from the coding sequence ATGGAATCGATAATAAAGACACGATTTTTCTTAACCGCCATGCTGTTGTTCATGGTATATTGCCATTTGTATGCGCAGGAAAAAAAAGAAAAGATTAAACTCGAGCAGGCTGATGAGTTAGTATACGATCAAGGCTTTAGCAAGGCAAGACGCCTAAGAGGCAATGTTATATTTAGTCAGGGAGAGATGCGCATGTACTGTGACAGCGCGTATTTTTATGATGAGCAAAACCAGATTGAAGCCTACGAAAATGTGCGAATCACAAAACCGGATGGAGCCCAACTTACAGGCAAATACCTGAACTATAATGGCGATACACGTAAAGCTATTGTTCGGCAAAATGTGTATATGAGTGATAATCAAATGACCTTAACCACAGAGGAATTGCATTATGACATGGCAACTGAAGCCGCTAATTATACTGCAGGAGCAACCATCGTTGACAAGCAAAACACCCTAACCAGTCGTGTCGGTTTATACAATGGAAAAACCAAAATGCTTTCGTTCAGAGATGCTGTGGTATTGGTTAATCCGAGGTATAAACCCTTGCGGACACGTTACTATACAACACCTTAA
- a CDS encoding LTA synthase family protein yields the protein MIRSYGQETIETKNYFSNEECDNIAPYIKRVTSGNTDFDKKNIVIIILEGIGKEYIGAYTPQNNFTPFLDSLRLHATEFSNSYANGTMSIEGIPAIVAGIPSWMNNTFISSPYNGNQFPPPPPPPQFESIATVLKKEGYSTVFFHGGNNGTMGFDNFTLAAGFDKYIGRREYGNKDYDGNWGVFDKPFLEFACRQMTQLDTPFCSTIFTLSSHHPYTISDDYKELVKKGNHPFLSSVNYVDYALSNFFAMAKKTDWYEHTVFVITADHTSHRTLPYYQTRKGLYEIPLLIYDAKRPVHNEVNTCIQQIDIYPTLLGYLGYNNYVYSFGNNALLDSANTVIQYGNGAYQLISKDSLLEFDGEKFIGLYHHASDSLLQQNLKTNVESEGFMQQRLKASVQQYNNRMIKNKMAIRTAR from the coding sequence ATGATCCGCTCTTATGGGCAAGAAACGATTGAAACTAAAAACTACTTTTCGAATGAGGAATGCGACAACATCGCTCCATATATTAAAAGGGTAACAAGTGGCAATACTGATTTCGATAAGAAAAATATAGTCATCATTATTCTCGAAGGAATAGGCAAGGAGTACATTGGTGCATATACTCCGCAAAATAATTTTACACCTTTCCTCGATTCGTTGCGCTTGCACGCTACCGAATTTTCGAATAGCTATGCCAATGGCACTATGAGTATAGAAGGTATTCCGGCAATTGTAGCAGGTATTCCTTCGTGGATGAACAACACTTTTATTTCTTCGCCTTACAACGGCAATCAATTCCCCCCCCCCCCCCCCCCCCCACAATTTGAATCGATTGCTACCGTGCTGAAAAAGGAAGGATATAGTACTGTTTTTTTTCATGGGGGTAACAATGGAACCATGGGCTTTGATAACTTTACGCTAGCAGCTGGCTTTGACAAATACATTGGAAGAAGAGAATACGGCAACAAAGATTATGATGGCAATTGGGGTGTATTCGACAAACCATTTCTTGAATTTGCCTGCAGGCAAATGACACAACTCGATACCCCATTTTGTTCCACCATTTTTACATTGAGCTCGCATCATCCATACACCATATCCGATGATTACAAAGAATTGGTAAAGAAAGGCAACCATCCTTTTTTGAGTTCTGTTAATTATGTTGACTATGCTTTAAGTAATTTTTTTGCCATGGCAAAAAAAACAGATTGGTATGAGCATACTGTTTTTGTTATAACTGCAGATCATACTAGTCATCGCACCTTACCATATTATCAAACAAGGAAGGGCCTATACGAAATTCCGCTGTTGATTTATGATGCAAAGAGACCGGTGCACAACGAAGTAAATACTTGTATACAGCAAATTGATATTTATCCTACATTACTTGGTTACTTGGGGTATAACAACTATGTTTATTCATTTGGTAATAATGCATTGCTCGATTCTGCCAATACCGTAATACAATATGGCAATGGTGCTTATCAATTGATAAGCAAGGATAGCTTGCTTGAGTTTGATGGAGAAAAATTTATAGGATTATATCATCATGCGAGCGATAGCTTATTGCAGCAAAATTTAAAAACCAATGTTGAATCTGAAGGCTTTATGCAACAGCGCCTAAAGGCATCGGTGCAGCAGTACAACAACCGTATGATAAAAAATAAAATGGCCATACGAACAGCGCGTTAA
- a CDS encoding HupE/UreJ family protein, whose translation MFQTFFQQGATHILSADALDHILFLLALVAIYRYHEWKQLLLVVTMFTIAHSMTLVFSALNILSIPSNWVEIAIAATILLACLENILLSKAKQLRIFTSLCFGLVHGMGFSGHLKELFTGMQINWFTTLLPFNLGIEIGQIVVLAICLTLMSIYYKITSNLKNSDKVLCYMISVPVGIYAAWLIVERI comes from the coding sequence ATGTTTCAAACCTTTTTTCAGCAAGGCGCTACTCATATATTATCTGCCGATGCATTGGATCATATCTTGTTTTTACTGGCACTGGTAGCTATCTATCGTTATCATGAATGGAAACAATTACTGTTGGTAGTTACCATGTTTACAATAGCGCATAGTATGACATTGGTCTTTAGCGCCCTCAATATTTTATCAATTCCTTCTAATTGGGTTGAAATAGCTATTGCGGCCACCATATTGCTTGCTTGTCTTGAAAACATATTGCTTAGCAAAGCTAAGCAGTTGCGTATATTTACAAGTCTTTGCTTTGGCTTGGTGCATGGCATGGGCTTTAGCGGTCATCTCAAAGAATTGTTTACCGGCATGCAGATTAATTGGTTTACAACCTTATTGCCATTTAATTTAGGCATTGAGATTGGTCAAATTGTAGTGTTGGCTATTTGCTTAACCCTAATGTCTATCTATTATAAAATCACTTCAAATTTAAAAAATTCTGACAAGGTGCTTTGCTATATGATTAGTGTACCGGTAGGTATATATGCTGCTTGGTTGATAGTAGAGCGTATCTAA
- a CDS encoding TlpA family protein disulfide reductase, with protein MKKIIFAALCFSSAMLNLNAQQVTLQCSFVLDLSDSCSVSIDHNYIGNPVFISSPLHEREAIIKFSVNEPRFVNFNFDNQTTEIYVEPGKDLQLQIGTDSLHKSIAFSGDLASENVSFRNFKNKFAKSYSDTLIRNAALENPIDAFEIEIYKQRKLQNGFITTDSLFSSCSENFKTLIKSIITYNYLYQLQSYPILVANANKEVLQVSPLPDIMIENISDATAQHDELLNIDQYRNFVHYYVTYQTSKLNNFNKFTDYSVSCERKCAFAFIHLKDKTLNWYIAKYLSDEYKRISPSVVKQVFTKLEGNYKNTELTNCIRVQMNARMLEKEDKTVASKKTATDKPAGSGPRIKDLDENYFTLEDFKGKVVYIDFWASWCGPCRQQFPFSKALHEKFSKKELKEIEFLYISIDSNEETWRNAVKQNGLEGKNGIVPGDWNSEICRYFKINSIPRYMIMNKKGEVVDFNAKRPADPVVYDDLIKLIKQ; from the coding sequence ATGAAAAAAATAATTTTCGCAGCACTTTGTTTTAGTTCAGCAATGCTAAATCTAAATGCTCAACAGGTTACCTTACAGTGCTCTTTTGTACTCGACCTTTCGGATAGTTGCAGTGTGTCTATTGATCATAATTACATTGGCAATCCTGTATTTATTTCATCGCCCCTACATGAGCGGGAGGCTATCATTAAATTTTCGGTGAACGAGCCCCGTTTCGTAAATTTTAATTTCGACAATCAAACAACAGAAATTTATGTAGAGCCTGGAAAAGATTTACAACTTCAAATAGGAACCGATTCGTTGCATAAATCCATCGCATTTAGTGGTGACCTTGCTTCAGAAAATGTATCTTTTAGAAATTTTAAAAATAAATTCGCTAAATCGTACTCCGACACACTTATTCGGAATGCTGCTTTAGAGAATCCAATAGATGCATTTGAAATCGAAATTTATAAGCAGCGAAAATTGCAAAACGGCTTTATTACCACCGACAGTTTATTTAGTTCTTGTTCCGAAAATTTTAAAACCCTGATAAAAAGTATTATTACTTATAATTACTTGTATCAGTTACAATCATACCCAATTTTAGTTGCAAATGCCAATAAGGAAGTACTACAGGTATCACCATTGCCTGATATTATGATCGAAAATATTTCTGATGCTACCGCACAGCACGATGAATTATTAAACATTGATCAGTATCGCAATTTTGTTCACTATTATGTTACCTATCAAACATCCAAGCTTAATAACTTTAATAAGTTCACCGACTATTCGGTTTCTTGTGAGCGAAAATGTGCGTTTGCATTTATCCATCTAAAAGACAAAACCCTCAATTGGTACATTGCCAAATACCTGAGTGATGAATACAAGCGCATATCACCGTCAGTGGTAAAGCAGGTTTTCACTAAACTAGAAGGTAATTACAAAAACACTGAATTGACCAATTGCATTAGGGTACAGATGAATGCACGTATGCTAGAAAAAGAAGATAAGACGGTGGCTTCGAAAAAGACCGCAACTGATAAACCAGCAGGAAGCGGACCGCGTATTAAAGACCTTGACGAAAATTATTTTACGCTTGAAGATTTTAAAGGCAAAGTAGTTTATATTGATTTTTGGGCTAGCTGGTGCGGGCCCTGCCGGCAGCAATTTCCATTTAGCAAAGCCTTACATGAGAAGTTTTCGAAAAAGGAATTGAAGGAAATTGAGTTTTTGTATATATCCATTGATAGCAATGAGGAAACATGGCGCAATGCTGTTAAGCAAAATGGGTTAGAGGGAAAAAACGGAATTGTTCCTGGTGACTGGAATTCGGAAATCTGTCGCTATTTTAAAATCAATAGCATACCTCGTTATATGATTATGAATAAAAAAGGAGAAGTAGTAGACTTTAATGCAAAACGACCTGCAGACCCGGTAGTGTACGATGATCTAATTAAACTGATAAAGCAGTAA
- a CDS encoding T9SS type A sorting domain-containing protein — MKKTLVYLFALVIQFANPANAQVAALPYVPGLDSFNVFSGITVDYNMADDVVFSNIPIGFDFYYGGALHQKMSISTNGFIELDTTSSSFWINILSGVRNNIIAPFGADLRNSGSNSSLQYTVTGTAPNRICIIQWLHYTYFAGQADINFQIKLYETSNCIKFVYGTTTLLTNPLNTQIGLRGSNNLDFLVLGDTVCSWANAFPYPLITTLFPVSLNCSMPSGFAFNFGSCNGGNANFGFLDGSIFIDDNGNGFLDNNESPIANKIVNMQPGNYFVSSNTQGNYTFFFVDSTLTYSLSTAPILYWNQTTLPTVLTCNPASQSTKDLDFGFQPIPNIHEVSVYCPNWNAKPGQPEPMPISYHNNGTAVESDTIVLEMDSLYSFISATPAPLLVNGKTITWVYSNLQPGQSGSIMLYLLPDSNAVMGNYLDSKLTIGPVANDTVPANNLVALHQLIANSWDPNDKLAEPAGIIKAGDKINYTIRFQNTGTASADNVTILDTLDANLDLLSFKLLGASHSVNFTMEGNGIARFTFYNIQLPDSGTDLAGSNGAVWFSINAKANLLPLTIINNTAGIYFDFNPAVITNTTADTIANILSVGDVDGTSKFAIALPNPASNLIIFNSNDGSSIQAVSIYNTVGQLCLDQQIASPNSPVNISQLSNGTYVAKIVTDKDFYQVKFIKQ; from the coding sequence ATGAAAAAAACTCTTGTATACTTATTTGCATTAGTTATTCAATTCGCTAATCCTGCAAATGCTCAAGTTGCCGCATTACCTTATGTTCCTGGGCTTGATTCTTTCAATGTTTTTTCGGGAATAACGGTTGATTACAATATGGCTGATGATGTTGTGTTTTCAAACATTCCTATCGGATTTGATTTCTACTATGGCGGAGCGCTTCACCAAAAAATGTCCATTAGCACCAATGGATTTATTGAGCTTGACACTACGTCTTCAAGCTTTTGGATTAATATTTTAAGCGGTGTACGTAATAATATTATCGCTCCATTTGGTGCTGATTTAAGAAATAGTGGCTCAAACTCAAGTTTACAGTATACCGTTACCGGAACAGCACCCAATCGTATTTGCATTATTCAATGGTTGCACTATACCTATTTTGCCGGACAGGCAGATATCAATTTTCAGATAAAATTATACGAAACCAGCAACTGTATAAAGTTTGTTTATGGCACAACCACGCTACTTACAAATCCACTTAATACGCAAATCGGATTACGTGGCAGCAATAACCTTGATTTTCTTGTGCTAGGTGATACCGTTTGTTCATGGGCAAATGCATTTCCATATCCACTTATCACCACACTTTTTCCTGTAAGTTTAAATTGCAGTATGCCATCCGGCTTTGCCTTTAATTTTGGATCTTGCAATGGAGGCAATGCCAATTTCGGGTTTCTTGACGGTTCCATATTTATTGATGATAACGGCAATGGATTTTTAGATAATAACGAAAGTCCGATTGCAAATAAAATTGTGAATATGCAGCCGGGCAATTATTTTGTAAGCTCCAATACGCAAGGCAACTATACTTTTTTCTTTGTTGACTCAACACTTACTTATAGCTTAAGCACTGCTCCAATATTATATTGGAATCAAACCACATTGCCAACTGTGCTTACCTGTAACCCAGCTTCGCAATCAACAAAGGATCTTGATTTTGGTTTCCAACCTATTCCAAATATACATGAAGTATCAGTGTATTGCCCAAACTGGAATGCCAAGCCCGGTCAGCCGGAGCCTATGCCTATAAGTTATCATAACAATGGTACTGCTGTTGAGAGCGATACTATTGTTTTAGAAATGGATTCGTTGTATTCATTTATCAGCGCAACACCGGCACCCCTCTTGGTAAATGGTAAAACCATCACCTGGGTCTACTCTAATTTGCAGCCTGGTCAATCTGGAAGTATTATGTTGTATCTGCTTCCTGATTCCAACGCAGTTATGGGCAATTATCTTGACTCTAAACTTACCATAGGACCGGTTGCAAATGATACAGTGCCTGCAAACAATCTGGTTGCATTGCATCAGTTAATTGCCAATTCATGGGATCCCAATGATAAGTTAGCCGAGCCAGCAGGCATTATTAAGGCTGGCGATAAGATTAATTACACTATTCGCTTTCAAAATACCGGAACTGCCTCTGCCGACAATGTAACCATTCTTGATACCCTTGATGCTAATTTGGATTTACTTTCATTTAAGTTGTTAGGTGCTTCCCATTCGGTTAATTTTACAATGGAAGGAAATGGAATTGCCCGTTTCACTTTTTATAACATTCAATTGCCTGATAGTGGCACCGACCTTGCCGGTAGTAATGGTGCTGTATGGTTTTCGATTAATGCCAAGGCTAATTTGCTTCCACTAACGATAATTAATAATACCGCAGGAATTTATTTCGATTTTAATCCGGCAGTTATTACCAATACAACAGCAGATACTATTGCAAATATATTATCGGTTGGCGATGTTGATGGAACAAGCAAGTTTGCAATTGCACTGCCCAACCCTGCCTCTAACCTGATTATTTTTAATTCCAATGATGGCAGTTCAATTCAAGCGGTAAGCATTTACAACACGGTTGGACAATTATGCCTTGATCAGCAAATTGCATCACCCAACAGTCCGGTAAATATCTCGCAACTATCCAATGGTACCTATGTTGCAAAAATTGTCACCGACAAAGACTTTTATCAAGTCAAGTTTATTAAACAGTAA
- a CDS encoding TonB family protein, protein MKKNRKPESFISKTFYPGGPEELRKFILSEMKYPELCLEKGIEGVVQMQLDVDNKGNTSNIKIKSGVHELIDAEAMRIASLLKFAKTHNRGVRITFHETLNIQFSITEYKIRHAEVKITHPTGIRVVYSTTPAVASDKPAESPKPQEQVYNISIKLND, encoded by the coding sequence ATGAAAAAAAACAGAAAGCCTGAAAGTTTTATAAGCAAAACATTCTATCCAGGTGGGCCCGAAGAATTGCGCAAGTTTATATTAAGCGAAATGAAATATCCTGAACTTTGCCTAGAAAAGGGAATTGAAGGTGTAGTGCAAATGCAGCTTGATGTAGATAACAAAGGCAACACCAGTAATATCAAAATTAAAAGTGGTGTTCACGAATTAATAGATGCTGAAGCAATGCGCATAGCATCGCTTTTAAAATTTGCAAAGACACATAATCGTGGAGTACGCATTACCTTTCACGAAACGTTGAATATACAATTCAGCATTACTGAATACAAAATACGTCATGCCGAAGTTAAAATTACACACCCAACAGGAATTCGTGTTGTTTATTCTACCACACCTGCGGTTGCATCCGACAAACCAGCTGAAAGCCCAAAACCACAAGAACAGGTTTACAATATTTCGATTAAGTTGAATGATTAA
- a CDS encoding T9SS type A sorting domain-containing protein translates to MKSQLLKLVLCAMIFYNARTLSAQYHSSLDFDGTNDYCAAPNASQLVLSSQAVSMSFWVYPRNTAPAFPNFDGFAGFRNNINCDFYILQLSATDVEARYRGDNGIASDIVFTGLQLNTWQHFLFVYDGTAISLYHNGIFSGTANASGSFISTSDPLYMGMLPFQNTQFFTDGKIDDVALWSSALTAADAQCLYASNALDLNHPSLELYYSLNDGEPAGNNTSIFSALDFSANKLNSDITGFALTGSNSNFVDGVSQNFGLIVDTGCAGQAYIYNGISYAVPGVYAVSAANGNCDSMFVLSLSQNLIQIVVSQVGANLTCLTPNATYQWLDCNNGFAIIPNATSATYTATVNGSYAVSVTQNGCTDTSICKNVISIGLQSVDKNELIMSPNPAQEYITLSGTPVSGYSIAIFDYAGRLVYENRSSLSTIDISKFSKGMYTLKLVSAKSNIRKMFVKK, encoded by the coding sequence ATGAAATCACAATTACTAAAACTTGTGCTATGCGCTATGATATTTTATAATGCTCGTACCTTATCGGCTCAGTATCATAGCAGCCTGGACTTTGATGGCACAAATGACTACTGCGCTGCACCAAATGCTTCGCAATTGGTTTTATCTAGTCAGGCTGTGAGTATGTCATTTTGGGTGTATCCCCGAAACACCGCACCTGCATTTCCTAATTTCGATGGCTTTGCCGGATTTAGAAATAATATCAACTGCGACTTTTATATTTTGCAGTTGTCAGCCACCGATGTGGAAGCACGCTATAGAGGTGATAATGGCATTGCAAGCGATATTGTATTTACCGGATTGCAATTGAACACCTGGCAACATTTTTTATTTGTATATGATGGTACTGCAATCAGCCTGTATCACAACGGAATCTTTTCTGGAACTGCAAACGCTAGTGGTTCATTTATAAGCACATCTGATCCACTGTATATGGGAATGCTGCCTTTTCAAAATACACAATTTTTTACCGATGGAAAGATTGATGATGTAGCCTTGTGGTCAAGCGCTCTTACTGCAGCCGATGCGCAATGCCTTTATGCATCCAATGCTCTTGACCTTAACCATCCATCACTCGAACTTTATTATAGTCTAAATGATGGTGAGCCCGCTGGAAACAATACGAGTATCTTTTCGGCCTTAGACTTTTCGGCAAACAAATTAAACTCCGATATAACAGGGTTTGCACTTACAGGTAGCAATTCAAATTTTGTTGATGGCGTTTCTCAAAACTTTGGACTTATAGTTGACACAGGTTGTGCCGGTCAGGCATACATCTATAATGGAATTTCGTATGCAGTACCGGGTGTGTATGCAGTCAGTGCAGCTAATGGCAACTGCGATTCGATGTTTGTACTTTCGCTTTCACAAAATCTTATTCAAATAGTAGTAAGTCAGGTTGGTGCAAACCTTACTTGCCTAACACCAAATGCCACCTATCAATGGCTTGATTGCAATAATGGGTTTGCCATAATTCCAAATGCAACAAGCGCTACGTATACTGCCACTGTTAATGGAAGCTATGCCGTATCAGTTACTCAAAATGGTTGCACCGATACATCTATCTGTAAAAATGTGATAAGCATTGGCCTGCAATCGGTTGACAAGAACGAACTAATTATGAGTCCTAATCCTGCTCAGGAGTATATAACACTAAGTGGTACACCTGTTTCAGGTTATTCAATTGCAATTTTTGATTATGCTGGAAGATTGGTCTATGAAAACCGTTCTTCTCTTTCTACTATTGACATAAGTAAGTTTTCAAAAGGAATGTACACCTTAAAATTGGTAAGCGCTAAATCAAATATCAGAAAGATGTTTGTTAAAAAGTAA
- a CDS encoding M48 family metallopeptidase, which produces MKQSWKILVVALLLTSCSKVPITNRKQMNLIPESQITQLSLSEYKEFLSQAKVVDPKNADAKMVNSVGTKISNAVKLFMAQNKLSDRIKGYQWEYNLVEDKAVNAFCMPGGKIVVFTGLLPITKDETSLAFVMGHEVAHAVARHGNERVSQGLAAQVGGVALDVALSQKNQQTRVLAQQAFGMGVSVGAILPFSRLHETEADKLGMVFMAMAGYDPRVAPEMWSRMSATGGQKPPEFLSTHPSDAKRMATMKAYMPQALKYYKPIKK; this is translated from the coding sequence ATGAAACAGAGCTGGAAAATTTTAGTTGTTGCCCTGTTGCTAACGTCATGCAGCAAAGTGCCTATTACCAATCGCAAACAAATGAACCTAATACCTGAATCGCAGATTACACAACTAAGTTTGAGTGAGTATAAAGAGTTTTTGTCGCAAGCCAAAGTAGTTGATCCAAAAAATGCCGATGCCAAAATGGTTAATTCGGTGGGCACTAAGATTTCGAATGCGGTAAAATTATTTATGGCACAAAACAAACTCAGCGACCGTATTAAAGGTTACCAATGGGAATACAATCTTGTAGAAGACAAAGCGGTGAATGCTTTTTGTATGCCTGGTGGAAAAATAGTTGTTTTTACAGGCCTCTTACCTATTACGAAAGATGAAACCTCGCTTGCCTTTGTTATGGGACATGAGGTTGCGCATGCAGTAGCCCGCCATGGTAATGAACGAGTAAGTCAAGGACTGGCAGCACAAGTTGGTGGTGTAGCTTTAGATGTTGCGCTTTCGCAAAAAAATCAGCAAACAAGAGTATTGGCTCAACAGGCATTTGGTATGGGAGTCTCGGTTGGAGCCATATTGCCCTTTTCGCGTTTACACGAAACTGAAGCTGACAAACTCGGAATGGTATTTATGGCAATGGCGGGCTATGACCCTCGCGTAGCCCCCGAAATGTGGTCGCGTATGAGTGCAACCGGAGGTCAAAAGCCACCTGAGTTTTTAAGCACGCATCCAAGTGATGCTAAGCGCATGGCAACTATGAAGGCATATATGCCTCAGGCTTTGAAATATTATAAGCCGATTAAAAAATAA
- a CDS encoding alkane 1-monooxygenase, which produces MRNAKYLLSLTPGMVVVTGNLAGGWYMGMNTFFSFVVLALLEFFTSEDKSNKCDKEDKLPDLILYTHVLMQTACIVSFFYSLKFYDNTPMQLMLGAFSLGIHSSTSAIIIAHELIHRPNAFMQTLGKYLLFTAGNCYFYVDHLRVHHKYVGTEKDPATSVLNETIYRFFIRSCIGQIKSSIKLENKRIEKEKASMLSNYVFISIVGILALTVTVYFAISPLGALAFLFHVLIANFLLEYVNYIEHYGLIRNENERVREIHSWQSDKVISRFFLIDLSRHADHHYYASKPYHTLMSYENSPVLPGGYAQMIYYVLIPPLWFKATHRILKNRKLI; this is translated from the coding sequence ATGCGCAACGCAAAATATTTACTTAGTTTAACACCTGGCATGGTGGTGGTTACTGGCAACCTGGCTGGCGGCTGGTATATGGGTATGAATACTTTTTTTTCTTTTGTGGTGCTGGCCCTGCTTGAATTTTTTACCTCTGAAGACAAATCGAATAAATGCGATAAAGAAGATAAGTTACCGGATTTGATTTTATACACGCATGTATTGATGCAAACGGCATGTATTGTTTCTTTCTTTTATAGTTTGAAATTTTATGACAACACCCCGATGCAACTAATGCTAGGTGCATTTTCGTTAGGCATTCACAGCAGCACATCAGCCATTATCATTGCTCACGAATTAATCCACCGTCCCAACGCTTTTATGCAAACGCTTGGCAAGTACTTACTTTTTACTGCTGGCAACTGCTACTTCTATGTTGATCACCTCAGGGTGCATCATAAGTACGTTGGTACAGAAAAGGACCCTGCAACATCTGTATTAAACGAAACGATTTACCGTTTTTTTATACGCAGTTGTATTGGTCAAATAAAAAGTTCCATTAAACTTGAAAACAAACGGATTGAAAAGGAGAAAGCATCTATGCTTTCTAATTATGTATTTATATCCATAGTTGGAATTCTTGCTCTAACAGTTACTGTATACTTTGCTATTTCTCCGCTCGGTGCGCTTGCCTTTTTATTTCATGTGCTGATAGCTAACTTCCTTTTAGAGTATGTTAACTATATTGAACACTACGGACTCATAAGGAACGAAAATGAACGCGTACGAGAGATACATTCTTGGCAAAGCGATAAGGTAATAAGTCGTTTTTTTCTTATTGACTTGAGCAGGCATGCCGATCATCATTATTATGCTTCCAAGCCCTATCATACATTAATGTCATATGAAAATTCGCCAGTACTGCCAGGAGGATATGCTCAAATGATATACTATGTTTTGATTCCTCCGTTGTGGTTTAAAGCTACACATCGCATACTGAAAAATAGAAAATTAATTTAA